DNA from Microbacterium foliorum:
CGCCTTCTCGGGCTGATGCACGATGGTCGCGCGGATCTTGCGGATGAGGTGGGGGCCTCCGCGGAGGTATTCCCTCGCGCCGCGCCAGATCACCAGAGGGCGTTCGCCGATGAGGTCGCGCAGCAGGTAGCTCGCCTGCGCCGCGACGTTGCGGGCGGCCTTGTTCACGGTGGGGCCGGCGAGCACGACGCCCGCGACGAGCGACGGATGCCGGGCCGCGAGCTCCGCCGCGATCTGACTGCCCATCGAATGGCCGATCACCACGACCGGTCCCTCCTCGGCATGCCGCAGGTAGGCGGCGACGAGGTCGGCGTGCCGCTCCATGGTCAGCGTGCGGGTGGGCTCCGGTGCTTCGCCGAAACCGGGCAGATCGAGGGCGATGACCCGCCCGTGCAACCTCTGCACCACGTCGAGGTAGACGCTGCGACCCATGCCGATGCCGTGCAGCAGCAGAAAGGTGCGGGGACCTTCGCCGAAGGTCTCGGCGACCAGCGTGGAACCGCCGTGCTCGTACTCGAGCAGGGTGACGGGCGTGCCTTTCGGGGCGAGATAGCTGGAGACCACCCGTCAACGCTAACCGAGCTGGACGGATGCGGCGAACCGCAGACCTCTGCACGAGGGAGAGACCGCGGGCACCGCAGCTCGGCCGATGGGCCGTGTCCGTCCCTCGTGCGAGGATGAAGTGGTGTCTTCCCCGCAACCCGATCCCGACCAGGTCCCGGCGGTGGAGGAATCGACCGGCCGCACCCGCGGTCCTCTCGCGCGACTGGCGGCGGGATTCGACGATCCGGTGCTGCGCGCCCTGGTCGCGGCGACCGCGGTCTCGCGCATCGGGCGCGGCGTCTTCTTCGCCGTCACCGTGCTCTTCTTCACCCAGATCATCGGTCTGTCTCCGGCGCAGGCCGCGGTGGTGCTGGCCGTGTCGAGCGGATGCGGTGTCGTGGCGTCGTTCCTCGGCGGCTGGCTCGCCGATCGCTGGAGCGCGCGACGCCTCGCGTTCGGATTCGAGCTCACCGGCGGCGCGCTGCTGGCGGGGTACGCCTTCGTGGGTGACTTCGCATCCGCCCTTCTGCTCGCCAGCCTTGCCGGCTTCTTCGACACCCTCGGCCACTCGGCGCGGTCGGCGATCATCGCGCGGGGATTCGCCTCCGAGCGACGTGTGCACGCGCGGGCCGTGCTGCGCACCGTCACCAACATCGCGATCGCGGCAGGGTCCGGACTCGGCGCGATCGCGCTGGCGCTGGGCACTCCCGAGGCGTATCGCACCGTGATCGCCTGCGCGGGGGCGATCTGCGCGCTGGGTTCGCTGCCCCTGCTGCGGCTCACGCCCGCGGTCGACGCTCCGGCACGGGTGCGGATCAAGACGCTCCGCACCGAGACCGGGTCGATCGATACGGAGGCCGCGGCCGCCGCATCCGCCGAGCGCAGCGACTGGAACCGGCGCTCGCCGTGGCGCGACCCGAGGTATCTCGCGCTGAGCGGACTCTCGGCGATCTTCGGCATGCAGTTCGGGGTGGCCGAGTTCGGCGTTCCGCTGTGGATCACGCAGAACACGAACGCCCCCGAGGTCATGGTGGCCGTGCTGCTCATCGTCAACACGACTCTCGTGGTGCTCTTCCAGGTGCGGGCGTCGCGCGGCACGCACGACCTGCACGTCGCCGGGCGCGTGACGATGATCGCCGGCTGGCTCATGGTCGCCGCATGCCTGGTCTACGCGTTCGCCGCAGGCATGCCGGCCTGGGCCGCCATCGTGATTCTCATCGTCGGCATGATCGCCCACACCTTCGCCGAGATCCTGTCGCAGGCGGGGGCGTGGGGACTCAGTTTCGAGCTGGCCGATCAGGTGCGAGCCGGCGCCTATCAGGGCGTGTTCGGCATGGGGTTCTCTGTCGGCGCGCTGGCCGCCCCCATCGTGGTGAATGCGACCGCGATCACGTTCGGACTCCCCGGCTGGGCGATGCTGGGCGCGATCTTCTTCGCGGCGGCCGTCGGCATCTGGATCATCGCGCGCCGCGCCGCCGCGGCATCCGTGAACCCGGGGGCCGCACCCGGCCCCGCCTGATTGCGCCGACGGGTCGGGCCCGGCCACTGACGCGAGATCCCCCCGGATTCGGGATGGTCGTGGCTCAGAGGTGCGCAGGGGAGTCCTGTTTCTTCCAGACGCGATGATCGAGCGTGCCCGCCTGATCATCCTCACCGGGCCTGCGTGTCAGCGTCGATCGGGACGCGGGCTCGAGACCCTCTCGCAAGGTCTCGCGGGCTCGAGAGAGTCGAGAACGCGCGGTGGACGGGTTGATACCGAGGACGGCAGCAGCCTCGTGCGACACGAATCCCTCCCAGTACACCAGTCGAATCAACTCAGCGTCGTCGTCGGGAAGCCTGCTGATGGCGTCGCGAAGGTCCGCCGACGAGTCATCCCACACCGCGTCCTGTGACTGCATCCCCTCGACCAGTCGGTGCACCGCCGCCGAGCGTCGAGCGAGCGACCGGCGGGCGTCGCGGACGACGTTCCGCGCGATGCCGAACAACCACATGCGCGCTTCGGTCGGTTCCGCCGGGACCTTCCTCCGCAGCCTCCAGGCCGTCAGCATCAGTTCGCCGAACGCTTCGGCCGCGTCCGCCCCGTTGGTCAGGCGGCGTTGGAGATATCGCAAGAGGTCTGCCTCGTTCTCGCGCAGACGATCCTCGACACCGACGCGGGGGTCCTGCCGACGAGACCTCATCGGCAGTCCGTCGTCTGGCTGGAGAGGCTCACCTCGTGACCGGGGGACATCTCGTATCCACGCTGATCGAGAGTCCTGAACAGCTTCTCCGCCACGATCTGGCCCACCGCGTCCTGCTTCAGCTGCGCCGAGCTCACGACGACGGGCAGCGCCTGCCCGGAACTGTCTTTCGCTTCCGCGTACTCGGCGCGCAGCTTCGCCTCCATTGCGGTCGTGTCGAGGGCGTCCAGATCCATCCCTGCGACGATCTCCTTCGCATCGACAACGAGCGGATCGTCGCCGGCGAGGCCTTCCCACTTCACCAGGATGCCTTGGAAACACGCCGACCCATCGGTGCGCGGTGCGCTGAACACGTTGTCGGCCACCCAGCCCCACGGCGTCTCGTTCCCCGAACCCGCCATCGCGACAGAGCCGCCTCCGACCAGGAACACCGAGGCGAGCGCGCCCGCGCCCCAGGCCTTCAGCCGCCGTCGACCCCGCGAGCGCGCTTCCGCGATGATTCTCGTGCGATGCTCCCCCAACCCCGAAGGACTTGTCACCCGGGGTGCCGCCTCGCGAAGCTGTGTGTCCAGATCGATGTCATTCATGGTTCTCGCCTTCCTCACGGTTCATGCTCACTCTGTACATGGCCGCATACCGGCGAATTGTCCACACAGCCTCAGAAGTCATGGTCGGCGGTCACCCGTCACCGGGCAACCGTGGGGTCACCAGACAGGACCCCCGGGCATCGAGGGCAGAGCATCCGCCGACCGACTCGACAGCGATCGCAGTCGCTGCGGTCAGCCCGCCGGGACGAGAACGAGGGTGTGCCGGGTGGCGGCATCGACCGCCGCCGGCGAGAACGCCCACGGCTTCTGCACACCCGACGCCCAGTCGGCGGTCTGGTCGATGTAGTGCTCGTCGAACGCGTGCCCGGAGGCGCCGGTGAGGTGGATCCACGTCGAGGCGTCGAGGTCCGCGAGGTCGACGACCATGCGCATCGACGGGACGGTCGTGGTCGCGTACGAGGTGCCGATGTCCCATCCCGTGGCGTTGACCACCGACGCGCCGCCGCCGACGGCGTAGGGTCCGCGATTGAAGAGCATCTCGATCGGGGCGATGCCCGATGAGCCGAGGGTGTCGCTGGTCAGGGTGATCGCGTGCAGGTCGCCCCACCGCCACGCATTGACGGCATCGCCCTGCAGGCCGACGAGCTCGTCGTATGCCTCTTCGGCTGACAGCGCGAGCATCTCGTTCATGCTCGTGACACCCAGCGTGGGGTTGCTCCAGAGCGGGTCCGCGGGGGAGTCGAGGAGATCTCCGACCACGGTGAACAGGCGGCCCTGACCCTCGATCGGCAGCGGGTCCGCGCGCTCGGCGAAGATGTTGCGCACGAGGTTCGACCAGAGCACGTTCGCGTAGGCGGCGGCCGGAGAGGATGCGGAGTTCTGGGCGTCCCAGGTCCGCAGCAGATCGACCGCATCGCGGGTGCCCGCGCCCGTCACCGGGACATCGTCCATCGCCGACGCCAGCCGCTTGCCGATCCACATCTCGCTGTCCATCTGGATCTCGCGCATGTCCTGCGCGGTCAGGGGGCCGGCGGCGGCACGGCGCTCGATCAGGTGCTCGATGCGATCGGCGCGGTAGCCGTAGTCCCAGTCCCGGGAGAGGAAGTACGGGTACTCGTCGGCGACGATCGCGTTGTTGGCCGTGACGATGTACCCGGATGGCGGGTTGTACGACACGGGGAGCTCCTCGAACGGGATGAACCCGGTCCAGTCGTAGCGGCTGTCCCAGCCGGGTTGCGGCATCCAACCGTCTCCCGCGCCGCGGATCGGCAGGCGCCCCGGCGCCTGGTAGCCGATGTTGCCCTCGACGTCGGCGTAGACGAGGTTCTGCGCCGGCACGTCGAAGAGCGAGGCGGCGACGCGGAAGTCGTCGAAGTTCTGCGCGGTCGAGAGGGCGAAGATCGCGGTCGCCGCGGTTCCGGGGTCCAGAGCCGTCCACCGCAGACTCACGGCGTACTCGGCGTCGTCGGCGTTCTCGCCTGTGGGGGCGGTGGCGGTCGACCCGCCCGCCGCGAGTCCGGGTTCGGGGTCGGCGGCGATCGCGGTGAAGTCGTCGGTGAGGCCCGAGATGAGAGGACCGTGCACGGTCGAGCGGATCGTGAGCTCGATGTCGTCGCCTCCGGCGACCTTGATCGTCTCGGTGCGCTGGTCGAGCGGCACGAGCGCACCGTCGCGCCAGTACTGATCGCCCTCCAGACGTTCCACGTACAGGTCGGTGACATCGGTGGTCAGGTTTGTGAAACCCCAGGCGACCTGCTGATTGTGTCCGATCACGATGCCGGGGAGGCCCGAGAACGAGAAGCCGCCGACATCGAACGGGCAGGCGTCCGTGACCTCGCTGCACCGCAGCTGCACCTGATACCAGACCGAGGGAAGGGACGCACCGAGGTGCGGGTCGTTTGCGAGCAGCGGCAGGCCGCTCTCGGTCAGGTCGCCCGAGACGACCCACGAGTTCGAGCCGATGCCCTCCCCGACATCCCCGACGAGCAGGCTCGCCGCCTCGATCACATCCGAGGCCTCCTGCCATTCGATCGTGGTGGCGGCCTGCTGCATCTCGTCGTCGTGCGCGTCGTCGGTGAATGCGACCGGCTCGGTGCCCGTCTCGACGGCCGAGATCTGGGGGACGATCACGGGATGCTCGTCGAACGGATACGGCGGATAGAGCTGCTCGAGAGTGGCCTGCGTCGTCGCCGGATCGTCGCCGGTGGCGAGTTCGGAGGCGAGCAGCGAGCGTGCCGCCTCGTCGTCGACGTTGCCGCGGAGATCCCAGGCCATCGCCTTGAGCCAGGCGACCGAGTCCGCGGGTTCCCAGGGCTCGGGGGCGTAGTCGGGGTTCTGTATTCCCAGAACGGCATATTCGAGCGACAACTCGGATCCCGACCGGGATGCGAGGTAGGCGTTCACGCCGTCGGCGTACGCCTCGTAGTAGCCGAGCGTCACCTCATCCATCGTCTCGACCTCGGCCTCGGCCACCACACGCCAGCCCAGGGTGCGCAGAAAGGCGTCGGTCGCCACCTGCGACTCCCCGAACATCTCGGCGACGCGGCCCGACGTGACATGGCGGCGGAAGTCCATCTCGAAGAATCGATCCTGGGCGTGCACGAATCCCTGGGCGTAGAAGAGGTCGTCCGTCGACTCGGCGGTGATCGTCGGGATGCCGCGGTCGTCGCGCTGCACCGTGACCTGCGCCTGCAGTCCGTCGAGCGGGAGGGTTCCCTCGGTCTGCGGGAAGGATCTCTGGATGGTCCAGGTGACGACGAACGCCGCCGCGACGGCGATCACGACGAGCCCGGCCACGACGAGGAAGGCGATGCGGCCGATGCGGCCGCGCAGAGAGGTGCGCGCGACCGGGGCGGGATCGGGCGAATGGGTCGTCATCATCGAGAACTCTTTCGAACGGCGTGGGTGGTACTCGGTACCCACGAGCCCCAGAGTGCGTCTCATCGGACGCACTCTGGGAATCCTACTCACACCCGCCGACGTCGCGGGGCTCTCGGTCGCATCGAGCGGGGGTCAGCCGATCAGGCTCGGCTGCAGATCGCGCAGCGTTCTCCGATGCGTCATCCGCGTCACGCCGATCGCCGCGAGCAGGAGCGCGCCGACGAGCCAGATGCCGAGGACCACGAGATCCCATCCGGCCCGACCCAGATTGCCGCCGTACATCAGCTGCCGCATCGCATCGACCACGTAGCCGAGCGGAAGCACGTGGTGCAGGGCTGCCAGGGGGGCGGGCAGCGTCTGCCACGGGAAGGTGCCGCCCGCGGTGACGAGCTGCAGCACCATGAGCACCAGACCCAGGAACTGCCCCACCGAGCCGAGCCACACGTTCAGCATCAGGATGATGGCGGCGAAGGTCGCGGAGGCGAAGACCATCACCCCGAGCGTGCCTATCGGGTTGTTGAACGTGAATCCGAGGGTGATCGCCAGGATGCCCATGAGCCCCACCATCTGCAGGGCGCCGAGCATCGCCGGCGTCAGCCAGCCTGCCAGGGTGACGCGCAGCGGCGAGTGCAGGGCGGTGACGGCGCGACGGGAGATCGGCTTGACGATGAGGAACAGCGCGTAGATGCCGATCCATGCCGAGAGCGCGGCGAAGAACGGCGCGAGGCCTGCGCCGTAGTCTTCGGCGGAGGCGACCTTGTCGCTGGACACCTTCACCGGGTCGGCGATGGTGTCGGCCTGCTGGGTGCGCAGCTCGGGTGTGGAGACGGGGATCTGCGCGACGCCGTCGGAGAGTCCGTCGCGCAGCTCTGCCGTGCCGGAGGCGAGCGTGGCGAGTCCGTCGCGCAGCTGTGCGGCGCCGTCGTTCGCGGACGCCGCGCCGGTCGCGACGGTGCCTGCGCCGGAGGCGAGCGTGCCTGCACCCGAGGCGAGGGTACCGGCGCCCGACGCGAGCTCGGAGGCACCCGAGGCGACGGATGCCGCGCCGGCAGCGAGCTGATCGACCTTGTCGACGGCGCCCTGCACCTGGGCGTTGCCCTCCTGCAATCGGGTGCCGAGCGGGTCGAGCTTCGCGAGCAACTGGTCGACCTCCTCGGGGGTGAGCCCCTGCTCGGTCAGCGCGGTAGCGATGTCGGTGCGCACCTGGGGCAGTGCGTTCGCGGCCTGCTGGACCACGTCGCCGGCCCGATCGGCGACGTCGGCGAGCTGCCGGTTGCCGTCGCTGACCTGCTGCGCGCCGCCGGCGAGTGTCTGCGCGCCGTTCGCGAGCGTCTGCGCGCCGCCGGCGAGTGTCTGCGCGCCGTTCGCGAGCTGCGCCGTGCCGTCTGCGAGCTGCGCCGTGCCGTCGGCGAGCGTGGCGCTGCCGGATGCTGCGGTGTTCGCGCCGTCCGTCAACTGGCTCGCGCCGTCGACAGCGGTGACCAGCTTGTCGCGCACCTCGCTCAATCCGGTGAGCAGCCGCTCCGCGGCCTCGCTCCCGACCATCTCGGCGACCGAGCTGCGGATCTTCTCGACCGCCTGGGTGCCCATCGACGAGGCGAGGTAGTTGTTGGCGTCGTTCGTCTCGAGCTCGATGCGCGCCTGATGCGGGTCGTCGCCGGATGCCGAGGTCAGTGCGGCGGAGAAGTCCGCGGGGATCGTCACCGCGAAGTCGACCGTGCCCTCGCGCAGGGCGTTCGCGGCCTCGTCATCCGACATCCGCTGCCAGTCGAAGGCGTTGCCCTCGATGAGGTTGTCGGCGACATCCTCGCCGTAGTTGACGGTCTCGCCGGTCGGAGCATCCGTGCCTGTGGTGGGGGTCGCGGCGCCCTCGTCGTCGACGACGAGGGCGACGGGGACGTCGGGGAACTTGGCGTACGGGTCCTGGTTGGCCCAGAGGTAGAGCCCGCCGTAGAGGATCGGCACGCACACGAGCGCGATCAGCGCGATGATGCCCATCTTGCTCGCGGTGAGTCGCCGCAGCTCGGCGGCGATCATGGAGGGGACCTTCATCGCCCTGCTCCGTTCTGGTCTGTGTCCGCGGCTGTGTCTGCAGCCGGGTCCGTGTCTGTGTCTGTGTCGACGGCGGGATCCGTGGCTGTGTCCGCGTCCGGATCTGTGTCCGCGTCCAGGGCCGTGGCGTCTTCGTCCACCGCCGCCGCCGCGTCGGTGTCTTCGTCCGCGATCGTGTCGGTGTCGGTGTCGGTGTCGGTGTCGGTGGCGGTGGCGGTGGCGGTGGCGGTGGCGGTGGCGGTGTCTTCGTCCGCCGTCGATTCGTCGTCGGTGGGTGCCTCGAGGATGAGCGGCTGGATCGGACCCGAGGCGTTGATGGCCTCGAGCTCATGCATGCGTTCGAGCGCGACCGCGGCGGATCCGCCGACGATGACGAGCATGGCGTAGCCGCGGTCGGCGAACTCCGACGCGATGCGCCACCACCCGTCGGGGCTGCCGCCGTGGCGGTCTGGTGAGACGAGCACCACGCCCTCGGTGCCCTTGCGCAGCACCGCGAGTTCGCACAGGATGCGCACGCGGGCGGCCGGGTCGACGTTGCCGATCGGTACGCCCGCCAGCTCTCCGAAGCCGAGCTGCGTGAGCCAGCGGCGCGAGTGCAGGGGTGTCGCTCCGACACCGGCGAACATGAGCTCTTCGCCGACGACGCCCGCGAGGGTGATGTCGGCGTGCGGGTCGCTGACGTCGGGGGCGTCGACGAGCGCGATCGTTCGGCGCAGCCGTCGGTTGTCGGCGCTGCCGTCGATGGTGACGCGACCGGTGTCCGGGCGCATCCGCCCGCTCGCGATCAGGCCGAGGACACTCGGTCGCTGCTCGGTCTCGGCGATCGCGAAGCGCACCGCACCGGTGTGGAATTCGAGGCTGGTGGGGGGCAGGGCCTGGCCGCCGCGCCCCTTGCTCACCTCGTGGAGTGTGATCTTCATGCGTCGACCCGCTCGGATCCGATGATCTCGGGATGCACGGTCAGCAGGTCGTCGGCCTCGCGCCAGGACAGCCCCGCGATGCTGAGGAGCGTGCGCACGGCGAGGTTCTCGGCGCCGATGCTCGCGGCATCGGTGCGGGATACGACGGTGCGGGCGACCTCTTCGATGAGGCGTGCGAGCGTCGGCGCGGCGATGTCGGTGCGGAAGCTGCCGTCCTCCTGGCCCCGTCGGGCGAGGGCCGCGACGGTGCGGCGAAGCGGCGCGAGGGCGTCGGCGGTGTGCTGCACATGCGCCTCGTCGAGGGCGAGGGCCGCAGCGACCTGCACGTGGGACGCCTCTTGCCAGAGTCTGGCGGCGAGCCGGGCGAGCGCGATGCGCGCGTCAGTGTCGGTCACGGACTCGGCGATCGCGTTGAACCGCTGCGTGCCCACCGAGATGAGCTCGCGGATCAGCGCCTCGCGGTCGTCGAAGTGCCCGTACAGGGTGCGGCGCGAGAGGCCGGCGCTGCGGGCGATGACGTCGATCGAGGCGCGGGGGTCGGCGGCGAGGGTCTCTCGAGCCGCATCGAGGATTCCGGCACGGTTCTCGACGGAATCGCGACGGGGGGCACGGGTGGTCATGGCTCCATGGTAGCTAATGTGCACAGACGTGTGCAAGATAGTGTGGCGAACTCACAGGTGCCGGGGGTTGCCCGTTCAGGATTCAGCAGAGAACGATCGTTCCAGAATGGCACGGGTGGGTTTCGAGCCGACCTGTGGCGTCTGTGCTGAATTGCGCACGGGGACTCGTCGTGACCCCGAACGGCAGGCGCGGTAGCCGGCGGAACGCAGGGGGAAAGCAGGGGGGTGGAGGCGACGGGCAGGGCAGCAGAAGGGGGCGGATGCTGATCGCACCCGCCCCCTCTCGTGAACCGTTCGGTCAGTCGGTTCCGGAGTCGAAGGCCGCGCCCTCCGAGGCGGTGTCCACCGCGCCCGCGAGCGCCTGGTCGACGTCTTCGACCGCGCCGGTGATCTCTCCGGACTCGCCGGCCGTGACGCGGCCGACGAGTTCGCCGGTGGCGCCGCCGATCAGGCCGAGGCCGGCGTACTGCTCGAGGCGGGACCGCGAGTCGGCGATGTCGAGGTTGCGCATGGTCAGCTGGCCGATGCGGTCGACCGGGCCGAAGGCCGCGTCGCCGACGCGCTCCATCGACAGCTTCTCGGGGCCGTACGACAGGTTCGGCGAGGTGGTGTCGACGATCGTCCAGTCGTCACCACGACGCAGACGCACGGTGACGGTTCCCGAGATCGTGAGACCGACCCACCGCTGGATCGACTCGCGCAGCATGAGGGACTGCGGCTCGAGCCAGCGCCCTTCGTACATCAGGCGACCCAGGCGACGACCCGACTCGTGATACGTGGCCAGGGTGTCTTCGTTCAGGATGCCGTTCACGAGGCGCTCGTAGGCGATGAACAGCAGCGCCATGGCCGGTGCCTCGTAGATGCCGCGCGACTTCGCCTCGATGATGCGGTTCTCGATCTGGTCGCTCATGCCGAGGCCGTGGCGTCCGCCGATGGTGTTCGCCTCCATGACGAGGGCCACCGGATCGGTGTACTCGACGCCGTTGAGGGCGACGGGGCGTCCGGCGTCGAAGGTGACCGACACGTCTTCGGTCTCGATCGCGACCGACGGATCCCAGAACTTGACGCCCATGATCGGGTCGACCGTCTCGAGCGAGACGTTCAGGTGCTCGAGCGTCTTCGCCTCGTGCGTCGCCCCCCAGATGTTGGCGTCGGTCGAGTACGCCTTCTCCACCGAGTCGCGGTAGGGGAAGTCGTGGGCGACGAGCCACTCGCTCATCTCCTTGCGGCCGCCGAGCTCGGTCACGAAGTCGGCGTCGAGCCACGGCTTGTAGACGCGCAGGCGGGGGTTGGCCAGCAGGCCGTAGCGGTAGAACCGCTCGATGTCGTTGCCTTTGTAGGTGGAGCCGTCGCCCCAGATGTCGACGCCGTCCTCCTTCATGGCGCGCACCAGCATCGTGCCGGTCACGGCGCGACCGAGCGGCGTGGTGTTGAAGTAGGTCTTGCCGCCGGAGCGGATGTGGAATGCGCCGCACGACAGGGCGACGAGGCCCTCTTCGACCAGCGCGGTCTTGCAGTCGACCAGGCGGGACGCCTCGGCGCCGTACTCCAGCGCGCGGCCGGGGATCGACGCGATGTCGTCTTCGTCGTACTGGCCGAGATCACCGGTGTACGTGTAGGGGACGGCGCCCTTGTCGCGCATCCACGCGACGGCGACGGAGGTGTCGAGTCCTCCGGAGAAGGCGATGCCGACGCGCTCGCCGACGGGAAGTGACTGGAGGACCTTGGACATGGCCCCCAGTCTATCGGCGGCGTGTCGGCTGTTTCGGACGCACCCGACTACCCGACGCGCGCGACGACCGGGGGCGCGCGCGACGACCGGGGGCGTGCAGCGGCGGTACGCGGGGTCAGCGAGCGACCGGCGCACTCGCTTCCGGCAGCAGGCTGCGCTGGTGCTCGGCATAGCTCCCGCCCCACGACGTCAGCGCGTCGACGAGCGGCAGGGATCCACGGCCGAGCTCGCTCAACCGGTACTCGACCTTGGGCGGCACCTGTCGGTACACCGTGCGGATGACGAGGCCGTCGTCTTCGAGCTCGCGCAGCTGGCGGGTCAGAACGCGAGCCGTCGGCTCGTCGAGCAGGCGGCTCAGTTCGCCGAACCGCAGCACCTCGTGCTCGCGCAGCAGGCTGAGGATGCTGGGCTTCCATGCGCCGCCGAGCACCGCGATCGAGATCTCCGCATCGCAGGCGTCTGTCCACTCCTGCACGATGCGCGCCGTCTTCTCTCTCACCGGATCCGCCCTTCGTCGCTCCCATGGTATCCAGAACGTCAGTATGTAACAACAATGACCGTACTTGCTCGTCTCGTACCGGTCCGCGACACTGGACACGTGACTGCTTCCGTGCCCGTGGCACCCACCCGTTCGCGCTCGCCGCGGCATCCGTGGCTCGCCATGATCCCCCTCCTCCTCGGCATCCTGATCGGCGCCCTCGCGATCAGCAGCGTGTCGACCGCGCTGCCCGCGATCCGCGGCGATCTGACGCTCAGCGACACGGGCGCGCTATGGCTCGTCGACGTCTACTCCCTCTCTCTGGCGGCGACGCTGATCCTCGCCGCACGCATCGGAGACGCTGTCGGGCGCAAGCGGATCGTGCTCCTCGGCCTCGCCGGATTCGCGGTACTCAACCTCATCGGCGGCCTCGCGCAGGACGGCCTCGTGCTGATCGTCGTGCGCGCTCTCCTCGGTGTGGCCGAGGCCTTCGTCGTCGCGGGTGTCGTCGCCACGATCGGCGCGCACTATCAGGCTCGTCAGCGCGTGCTCGCCTACGGGCTGTGGACCGCGACGTTCGGCACGGGCAGCGCCCTCGGTCCGGTTCTCGGCGGTCTGGTGACCGAGGGGCCCGGATGGCGCTGGCTGCTGCTGGGGAGCGTGCCGCTGGCGGTGGTCGCCGCGGTGCTCGCCCTC
Protein-coding regions in this window:
- a CDS encoding alpha/beta fold hydrolase, encoding MVSSYLAPKGTPVTLLEYEHGGSTLVAETFGEGPRTFLLLHGIGMGRSVYLDVVQRLHGRVIALDLPGFGEAPEPTRTLTMERHADLVAAYLRHAEEGPVVVIGHSMGSQIAAELAARHPSLVAGVVLAGPTVNKAARNVAAQASYLLRDLIGERPLVIWRGAREYLRGGPHLIRKIRATIVHQPEKAFARIEQPVLVLRGEDDPLAPMSWCQEIIDEIPGADLRVIPDHGHGTLITDSEPAAELIQSFADDL
- a CDS encoding MFS transporter, which gives rise to MSSPQPDPDQVPAVEESTGRTRGPLARLAAGFDDPVLRALVAATAVSRIGRGVFFAVTVLFFTQIIGLSPAQAAVVLAVSSGCGVVASFLGGWLADRWSARRLAFGFELTGGALLAGYAFVGDFASALLLASLAGFFDTLGHSARSAIIARGFASERRVHARAVLRTVTNIAIAAGSGLGAIALALGTPEAYRTVIACAGAICALGSLPLLRLTPAVDAPARVRIKTLRTETGSIDTEAAAAASAERSDWNRRSPWRDPRYLALSGLSAIFGMQFGVAEFGVPLWITQNTNAPEVMVAVLLIVNTTLVVLFQVRASRGTHDLHVAGRVTMIAGWLMVAACLVYAFAAGMPAWAAIVILIVGMIAHTFAEILSQAGAWGLSFELADQVRAGAYQGVFGMGFSVGALAAPIVVNATAITFGLPGWAMLGAIFFAAAVGIWIIARRAAAASVNPGAAPGPA
- a CDS encoding RNA polymerase sigma factor — encoded protein: MRSRRQDPRVGVEDRLRENEADLLRYLQRRLTNGADAAEAFGELMLTAWRLRRKVPAEPTEARMWLFGIARNVVRDARRSLARRSAAVHRLVEGMQSQDAVWDDSSADLRDAISRLPDDDAELIRLVYWEGFVSHEAAAVLGINPSTARSRLSRARETLREGLEPASRSTLTRRPGEDDQAGTLDHRVWKKQDSPAHL
- a CDS encoding penicillin acylase family protein, whose translation is MRRTLGLVGTEYHPRRSKEFSMMTTHSPDPAPVARTSLRGRIGRIAFLVVAGLVVIAVAAAFVVTWTIQRSFPQTEGTLPLDGLQAQVTVQRDDRGIPTITAESTDDLFYAQGFVHAQDRFFEMDFRRHVTSGRVAEMFGESQVATDAFLRTLGWRVVAEAEVETMDEVTLGYYEAYADGVNAYLASRSGSELSLEYAVLGIQNPDYAPEPWEPADSVAWLKAMAWDLRGNVDDEAARSLLASELATGDDPATTQATLEQLYPPYPFDEHPVIVPQISAVETGTEPVAFTDDAHDDEMQQAATTIEWQEASDVIEAASLLVGDVGEGIGSNSWVVSGDLTESGLPLLANDPHLGASLPSVWYQVQLRCSEVTDACPFDVGGFSFSGLPGIVIGHNQQVAWGFTNLTTDVTDLYVERLEGDQYWRDGALVPLDQRTETIKVAGGDDIELTIRSTVHGPLISGLTDDFTAIAADPEPGLAAGGSTATAPTGENADDAEYAVSLRWTALDPGTAATAIFALSTAQNFDDFRVAASLFDVPAQNLVYADVEGNIGYQAPGRLPIRGAGDGWMPQPGWDSRYDWTGFIPFEELPVSYNPPSGYIVTANNAIVADEYPYFLSRDWDYGYRADRIEHLIERRAAAGPLTAQDMREIQMDSEMWIGKRLASAMDDVPVTGAGTRDAVDLLRTWDAQNSASSPAAAYANVLWSNLVRNIFAERADPLPIEGQGRLFTVVGDLLDSPADPLWSNPTLGVTSMNEMLALSAEEAYDELVGLQGDAVNAWRWGDLHAITLTSDTLGSSGIAPIEMLFNRGPYAVGGGASVVNATGWDIGTSYATTTVPSMRMVVDLADLDASTWIHLTGASGHAFDEHYIDQTADWASGVQKPWAFSPAAVDAATRHTLVLVPAG
- a CDS encoding YhgE/Pip domain-containing protein encodes the protein MKVPSMIAAELRRLTASKMGIIALIALVCVPILYGGLYLWANQDPYAKFPDVPVALVVDDEGAATPTTGTDAPTGETVNYGEDVADNLIEGNAFDWQRMSDDEAANALREGTVDFAVTIPADFSAALTSASGDDPHQARIELETNDANNYLASSMGTQAVEKIRSSVAEMVGSEAAERLLTGLSEVRDKLVTAVDGASQLTDGANTAASGSATLADGTAQLADGTAQLANGAQTLAGGAQTLANGAQTLAGGAQQVSDGNRQLADVADRAGDVVQQAANALPQVRTDIATALTEQGLTPEEVDQLLAKLDPLGTRLQEGNAQVQGAVDKVDQLAAGAASVASGASELASGAGTLASGAGTLASGAGTVATGAASANDGAAQLRDGLATLASGTAELRDGLSDGVAQIPVSTPELRTQQADTIADPVKVSSDKVASAEDYGAGLAPFFAALSAWIGIYALFLIVKPISRRAVTALHSPLRVTLAGWLTPAMLGALQMVGLMGILAITLGFTFNNPIGTLGVMVFASATFAAIILMLNVWLGSVGQFLGLVLMVLQLVTAGGTFPWQTLPAPLAALHHVLPLGYVVDAMRQLMYGGNLGRAGWDLVVLGIWLVGALLLAAIGVTRMTHRRTLRDLQPSLIG
- a CDS encoding TetR/AcrR family transcriptional regulator; this translates as MTTRAPRRDSVENRAGILDAARETLAADPRASIDVIARSAGLSRRTLYGHFDDREALIRELISVGTQRFNAIAESVTDTDARIALARLAARLWQEASHVQVAAALALDEAHVQHTADALAPLRRTVAALARRGQEDGSFRTDIAAPTLARLIEEVARTVVSRTDAASIGAENLAVRTLLSIAGLSWREADDLLTVHPEIIGSERVDA